A single window of Polaribacter sp. SA4-10 DNA harbors:
- a CDS encoding TAT-variant-translocated molybdopterin oxidoreductase gives MASNKKYWKSVEELKGSSVVETLNKNEFVENIPTDDFLGDKETLENSSTSRRDFLKYVGFTTAAASLAACEGPVIKSIPYVVKPNDIIAGVADWYATSMADGYDFASVLVKTREGRPIQIMPNKEANGTTSARVQAAVLSLYDEQLRLKEPTKNGTAISWAEADTEIGQKLNSLKEADTKVVLLTGTMASPSTDKIVGEFLATYPNAKHVVYDAISEDASVDAMETMYGRRALPNYKLENAETIVSFGADFLGDFHGGFEKAYVAGRKPESGKMSYHVQVESNMSLTGANADKRIVAKPSDVVFALLNLYKEITGESIASNATPIDAEIKKLAKSLKKAGSKGVVMTGVNDKNAQLISLAINNALSSEILDTKNSLNIRQGNFEEVQNVISDMKSGNVGGIFTVNVDPSYSLPNAAEFTEALAKVDLKVALSVENSDTVAAMDYALPAPHFLESWGDTQFSEGDYGLIQPTIQPLFKTRQIQDTLLKWSGSSTSYYDYLKSFWSTEVLDGSSWNKALHNGFYNKTISETRNAISEISISEVASALKKSTATSGMELNLYIKTGLGDGKQANNPWLQEFPDPITRASWDNYLTMSMADARELGFSNPVKDNGAINGDYAKVSLNGEEVVVPVMVQPGQAKGSVGLALGFGKTFGLKEEMQVGVNAYPLYKGGNNIQYNVAIEKVAGTHKFACTQVQKTIAGRHDILKVATLKEYNTVAPKDHDNGWNKPAYVSYDHKEVEAKTIDLWEEHNREIGHHFNLSIDLTSCTGCGACVVACHAENNVPVVGKNEVRVGRDMHWLRIDRYYSSEVETREEAKEMGLSGGDLYKALETEAENPEVTFQPMMCQHCNHAPCETVCPVAATSHGRQGQNQMAYNRCVGTRYCANNCPYRVRRFNWFQYSDNKEFDFNMNNDYGKMVLNPDVVVRSRGVMEKCSMCIQMTQATILKAKKEGRAVNTDEFETACSSACTTGAMVFGDINNDKDEVAALSEDKRAYHVLDYLQTKPNVVYQVKVRNTNQA, from the coding sequence ATGGCTTCAAACAAAAAATACTGGAAAAGTGTTGAAGAACTAAAAGGTAGTTCTGTTGTTGAAACGCTGAATAAAAACGAATTTGTAGAAAATATTCCTACAGATGATTTTTTAGGTGATAAAGAAACACTTGAGAACTCCTCTACTTCACGTAGAGATTTTTTAAAGTATGTTGGCTTTACAACAGCAGCAGCTTCATTAGCTGCTTGTGAAGGACCGGTTATTAAATCGATTCCTTACGTTGTAAAACCAAACGATATTATTGCTGGTGTTGCAGATTGGTATGCTACTTCTATGGCAGATGGTTATGACTTTGCAAGTGTTTTGGTTAAAACACGTGAAGGTCGTCCGATTCAAATAATGCCAAATAAAGAAGCAAACGGAACAACAAGCGCTAGAGTGCAAGCCGCGGTTCTTTCTTTGTATGATGAGCAATTACGTTTAAAAGAACCAACTAAAAATGGTACTGCTATTTCTTGGGCGGAAGCTGATACAGAAATAGGACAAAAATTAAATAGCTTAAAAGAAGCTGATACTAAAGTTGTTTTATTAACAGGTACAATGGCGAGTCCATCAACAGATAAAATTGTTGGTGAATTTTTAGCGACGTATCCAAATGCAAAACATGTTGTTTATGATGCAATTTCTGAAGATGCTTCAGTAGATGCAATGGAAACAATGTACGGTAGAAGAGCTTTACCAAATTATAAATTAGAAAATGCAGAGACAATCGTTTCTTTTGGGGCTGATTTCTTAGGTGATTTTCACGGAGGTTTTGAAAAAGCGTATGTTGCTGGTAGAAAACCAGAATCAGGTAAAATGTCTTACCATGTTCAGGTAGAAAGTAACATGTCTCTTACTGGAGCAAATGCAGATAAGCGTATTGTTGCAAAACCATCTGATGTAGTTTTTGCTTTATTGAATTTATATAAAGAAATTACTGGAGAGTCTATAGCTTCTAATGCTACACCTATTGATGCAGAAATTAAGAAGTTAGCAAAATCACTTAAAAAAGCAGGTTCGAAAGGAGTTGTAATGACAGGTGTTAATGATAAGAACGCACAGTTAATCTCTTTAGCAATTAACAATGCTTTAAGTAGTGAGATTTTAGATACTAAGAATTCATTAAATATTCGTCAAGGTAATTTTGAAGAAGTTCAAAATGTAATTTCAGATATGAAATCTGGAAATGTTGGTGGTATTTTTACTGTGAATGTAGATCCATCATATTCATTACCAAATGCGGCTGAATTTACAGAGGCATTAGCAAAGGTAGATTTAAAAGTAGCTTTATCAGTAGAAAATAGTGATACAGTAGCTGCAATGGATTATGCATTGCCAGCGCCACACTTCTTAGAGTCTTGGGGTGATACTCAGTTTTCTGAAGGGGATTATGGTTTAATTCAACCTACCATTCAACCATTATTTAAAACGCGTCAAATTCAGGATACGTTATTAAAATGGTCAGGAAGTTCAACTTCATATTATGATTATTTAAAATCTTTCTGGTCTACAGAAGTTTTAGATGGATCTTCTTGGAACAAAGCTTTACATAATGGTTTTTACAATAAAACTATTTCTGAGACTAGAAATGCTATAAGTGAAATTTCAATTTCAGAAGTAGCATCCGCATTAAAGAAAAGTACAGCAACTTCAGGAATGGAGTTGAATTTATATATTAAAACTGGTTTAGGAGACGGTAAGCAAGCAAACAATCCTTGGTTACAAGAATTCCCAGATCCAATTACTAGAGCTTCTTGGGATAATTACTTAACCATGTCTATGGCAGATGCTAGAGAGTTAGGTTTTTCTAATCCTGTGAAAGATAATGGTGCTATTAATGGTGATTATGCCAAAGTATCTTTAAACGGCGAAGAAGTTGTTGTTCCAGTAATGGTGCAACCAGGTCAGGCAAAAGGTTCTGTAGGATTGGCTTTAGGTTTTGGAAAGACTTTTGGTTTAAAAGAAGAAATGCAAGTAGGTGTTAATGCATATCCTTTATATAAAGGGGGGAATAACATTCAATATAATGTTGCTATAGAGAAAGTAGCCGGAACGCATAAGTTTGCTTGTACACAAGTACAAAAAACAATTGCAGGACGTCACGATATTCTAAAAGTAGCAACTTTAAAAGAATACAATACAGTAGCGCCTAAAGATCATGACAATGGTTGGAACAAGCCGGCGTATGTGTCTTACGACCATAAAGAAGTTGAAGCTAAAACAATTGATTTATGGGAGGAGCACAACAGAGAAATTGGCCATCACTTTAATTTATCTATAGATTTAACATCTTGTACAGGTTGTGGTGCTTGTGTTGTTGCATGTCATGCAGAAAACAATGTACCTGTTGTAGGTAAAAATGAAGTTAGAGTTGGTAGAGATATGCACTGGTTGCGTATTGATAGATACTATTCTTCAGAAGTTGAAACTCGTGAGGAAGCTAAGGAAATGGGGCTAAGTGGAGGAGACTTATATAAAGCTTTAGAAACGGAAGCAGAGAATCCTGAAGTTACTTTTCAACCAATGATGTGTCAGCACTGTAATCATGCTCCTTGTGAGACGGTTTGTCCAGTAGCAGCTACATCTCATGGTCGTCAAGGTCAAAACCAAATGGCATATAACAGGTGTGTAGGTACAAGATATTGTGCAAACAACTGTCCATATAGAGTTCGTCGTTTTAACTGGTTTCAATATTCAGATAATAAAGAGTTTGACTTTAATATGAATAATGATTACGGTAAAATGGTGTTAAATCCAGATGTTGTAGTTCGTTCTAGAGGAGTTATGGAAAAATGTTCTATGTGTATTCAAATGACACAAGCAACTATTTTAAAAGCTAAAAAAGAAGGAAGAGCTGTAAACACAGACGAATTTGAAACAGCTTGTTCATCAGCATGTACAACAGGAGCTATGGTTTTTGGAGATATAAATAACGATAAAGACGAAGTAGCAGCATTATCAGAAGATAAAAGGGCTTATCACGTATTAGATTATCTACAGACAAAACCAAATGTAGTGTATCAAGTGAAAGTTAGAAATACAAACCAAGCGTAA
- a CDS encoding cytochrome c3 family protein, whose product MKSVELHNRLTTRLLRSFIFFLIFAFSLSSYSQDIDEARQKEGKKLFKSLCASCHKLDKKLVGPALGGIEERRENTWLKAWIKNNAELRASGDSDANAIFDEYNGSNMTAFPQLTDQNIDDILYYSTVGEIKKVPAPGQVLAGGQVLEKTGPPDWLIYFLAGAIIVAFLMIASLLKQVNELKGNKRPDNNSDLRRDLQELWVGIKKNTFLKVLATIFLVLMGIYIVFGMMFTVGVDQGYQPIQPIAFSHKIHSGENKIDCQYCHSSAKHSKHSGIPSVNVCMNCHKAIAEVAEGTEIQWDGQTYGKEQLDQEIAKVYDAAGWDPEELEYTGKEKPVKWIRIHNLPDFVYYNHAQHVTVAGLKCQKCHGPVEEMDEMYQYSPLTMGWCINCHRETKVDLKGNEYYAKIHDQLAKKYGVEKVTISQLGGLECGKCHY is encoded by the coding sequence ATGAAAAGTGTAGAACTGCACAACAGACTAACCACGAGACTTTTAAGAAGTTTTATTTTTTTCTTAATTTTTGCATTTAGCTTATCTTCTTATTCACAAGATATAGATGAAGCGCGTCAAAAAGAAGGAAAAAAATTATTTAAATCTTTATGTGCTTCTTGTCATAAATTAGACAAGAAATTAGTAGGTCCTGCATTAGGTGGGATTGAAGAGCGTAGAGAGAATACTTGGTTAAAGGCATGGATTAAAAACAATGCAGAATTAAGAGCTTCTGGAGATTCAGATGCAAATGCGATCTTTGACGAGTATAACGGTTCTAATATGACTGCTTTTCCGCAGTTAACAGACCAGAATATAGATGATATTTTATATTACTCTACCGTTGGTGAAATCAAAAAGGTTCCAGCTCCTGGTCAAGTTTTAGCTGGTGGTCAAGTTTTAGAAAAAACGGGCCCTCCAGATTGGTTGATTTATTTCTTAGCAGGAGCAATTATTGTGGCGTTTTTAATGATTGCTAGTTTATTAAAACAAGTAAACGAATTAAAAGGGAATAAAAGACCAGATAATAATTCGGATTTAAGAAGAGATCTTCAAGAACTTTGGGTGGGTATTAAGAAGAATACTTTTTTGAAAGTGTTGGCAACAATATTTTTAGTCTTAATGGGTATTTATATTGTTTTTGGAATGATGTTTACTGTTGGTGTAGATCAAGGGTATCAGCCAATCCAGCCTATTGCATTTTCACATAAAATTCACTCAGGAGAAAATAAAATCGATTGTCAATATTGTCATTCATCAGCAAAACATAGTAAGCATTCAGGAATACCTTCTGTAAATGTTTGTATGAATTGTCACAAAGCGATTGCTGAAGTTGCTGAGGGAACTGAGATTCAATGGGATGGACAAACGTATGGTAAAGAGCAATTAGATCAAGAAATTGCAAAGGTTTATGATGCTGCAGGATGGGATCCAGAAGAGTTAGAATATACAGGTAAAGAAAAGCCAGTAAAATGGATTCGTATTCACAATCTTCCAGATTTTGTATACTACAATCACGCGCAACACGTAACAGTTGCAGGTTTAAAATGTCAGAAATGTCATGGTCCTGTTGAAGAGATGGATGAAATGTATCAATATTCTCCACTAACAATGGGTTGGTGTATTAACTGTCACAGAGAAACAAAGGTAGATTTAAAAGGAAATGAATATTATGCTAAAATTCACGATCAATTAGCGAAGAAATACGGAGTAGAAAAAGTTACTATTTCTCAGCTAGGTGGATTAGAGTGCGGTAAGTGTCATTACTAA
- a CDS encoding SPOR domain-containing protein, producing the protein MNIRLFLIAFILTSYVGITNCSAQNNTNSSAQIKNLIAKKRSYNQTHGFGYRIQLYNGTEKKARSYQERFKIEFPGIYSKLTYNTPEWKVQVGNYKTRLEADKALIKFKKEFIGIIVISMGK; encoded by the coding sequence ATGAATATTAGACTATTTTTAATTGCTTTTATACTAACATCTTATGTAGGTATTACAAATTGTTCTGCACAGAACAACACAAACAGCAGCGCACAAATTAAAAATTTAATAGCAAAAAAAAGGTCTTATAATCAGACTCATGGTTTTGGATATAGAATTCAATTATATAATGGTACTGAAAAAAAAGCAAGAAGTTACCAAGAACGCTTTAAAATTGAATTTCCAGGTATTTACTCAAAATTAACCTACAATACTCCAGAATGGAAAGTTCAAGTTGGTAATTACAAAACAAGACTTGAAGCAGACAAAGCTTTAATAAAGTTTAAGAAAGAGTTTATTGGTATTATTGTAATTTCTATGGGGAAATAA
- a CDS encoding thioredoxin domain-containing protein, which yields MKAATKILPVLLLMLFIINSCSKKKSLNDKKSNALIHETSPYLLQHAYNPVNWKAWNTKTLELAKKENKLLVISVGYSACHWCHVMEEESFENDSIAKIMNDNFINIKVDREERPDVDKVYMNAVQLMTGSGGWPLNCIALPDGRPIFGGTYFTKEQWSKVLTSISKLYNEEPEKAIKFAENLTKGIQESELITLNKEVPSFSDKEVSLSIEVWKEQIDTVFGGFKGAPKFPMPNSLEFLLRYSHQFNDKKIEDYLNTTLTKIAYGGIYDHVSGGFSRYSVDEKWHIPHFEKMLYDNAQLVSLYSKAYLKNKNELYKNIVFETLNFIKEELTAKNGAFYSSLDADSKNELGVKEEGVFYEWKVEELKKLLGSDFNLFKDFYNINDYGFWENDKYVLIRNKSKVTFAKEQKITISELNSKVSKWRKILKNARNKRSKPNLDDKVLTSWNALMAQGYIDAYRAFGDEEFLTAALTNANFLLKHQLKKEYSLYRNFKNGKSTINAYSEDYATVINAFISLYEVTLDEKWLTSAKNLLDHLFVNFFDKKNKMFHFTSKEDENLIARKYEVVDGVIPSSNSIIANSLFKLGHYYSDKNYLETSEQMLNNLKDDVQLNPANYSNWLNLMTNFVKPYYEVVVAGNNSSEVNKELINNYFPNILIAGTALENSTLPLLSYKFNEDKTLIYVCVNGTCKMPETNMKKALENIKK from the coding sequence TTGAAAGCTGCTACTAAAATTCTTCCTGTTTTATTATTAATGTTATTTATAATTAATAGTTGTAGCAAAAAGAAAAGCCTTAATGATAAAAAAAGTAATGCTTTAATTCATGAGACAAGTCCGTACTTATTGCAACATGCTTATAATCCTGTTAATTGGAAAGCTTGGAATACTAAAACATTAGAACTTGCGAAAAAAGAAAATAAGTTACTTGTTATTTCTGTTGGTTATTCTGCTTGTCATTGGTGTCATGTAATGGAAGAAGAAAGTTTTGAAAATGATTCTATTGCTAAAATTATGAATGATAATTTTATTAATATAAAAGTAGATAGAGAAGAAAGGCCAGATGTTGATAAAGTGTATATGAATGCTGTTCAATTGATGACAGGTAGTGGAGGTTGGCCTTTAAATTGCATAGCGCTTCCTGATGGAAGACCCATTTTTGGAGGGACTTATTTTACGAAAGAGCAATGGTCTAAAGTTTTAACCAGTATTTCTAAATTATATAATGAAGAACCAGAGAAAGCAATAAAATTTGCAGAAAATTTAACCAAAGGAATTCAAGAATCTGAACTTATTACCTTGAATAAAGAGGTTCCTAGTTTTAGTGATAAAGAAGTAAGTTTATCAATAGAAGTATGGAAAGAACAAATAGATACTGTTTTTGGTGGATTTAAAGGTGCTCCAAAATTCCCAATGCCAAATTCTTTAGAATTTTTATTAAGATACAGTCATCAATTTAATGATAAAAAAATAGAAGATTATTTAAATACTACACTTACCAAAATTGCTTATGGAGGAATTTATGATCACGTTTCTGGTGGGTTTTCTAGATACTCTGTAGATGAAAAATGGCACATTCCTCATTTTGAGAAAATGCTATATGACAATGCACAACTTGTTAGTTTATACTCAAAGGCTTATTTAAAAAATAAGAATGAGTTATATAAAAATATAGTTTTTGAAACTTTAAATTTTATAAAAGAGGAATTAACGGCAAAAAACGGAGCGTTTTATTCGTCTTTAGATGCAGATAGTAAAAATGAACTGGGCGTAAAAGAAGAAGGTGTTTTTTATGAATGGAAAGTTGAAGAATTAAAAAAGCTACTCGGCAGTGATTTTAACCTTTTCAAAGATTTTTATAATATAAATGATTACGGATTTTGGGAAAATGACAAATATGTTTTGATTAGAAATAAATCAAAAGTAACATTTGCAAAAGAACAAAAAATAACCATATCAGAATTAAATAGTAAAGTATCAAAATGGAGAAAAATTCTAAAAAATGCAAGAAATAAAAGAAGTAAACCCAATTTAGATGATAAAGTGCTTACTTCATGGAATGCGTTAATGGCGCAAGGGTATATTGATGCTTACAGAGCTTTTGGTGATGAAGAATTTTTAACAGCAGCATTAACAAATGCAAACTTTCTACTAAAACATCAATTAAAAAAAGAGTACAGTTTATATAGAAATTTTAAAAATGGCAAAAGTACTATTAATGCATATTCAGAAGATTATGCTACAGTAATAAATGCTTTTATATCTTTATATGAAGTTACTCTAGATGAAAAATGGTTAACATCAGCTAAAAACTTATTAGATCATTTATTTGTTAATTTCTTCGATAAAAAAAATAAAATGTTTCACTTTACTTCTAAAGAAGATGAAAATTTAATAGCTAGAAAATATGAAGTTGTAGATGGAGTAATACCTTCATCTAACTCAATAATAGCAAATAGTTTATTTAAATTGGGACATTATTATTCTGATAAAAATTATTTAGAAACTTCAGAACAAATGCTTAATAATTTAAAAGATGATGTTCAATTGAACCCTGCTAATTACAGTAATTGGTTAAACTTAATGACAAATTTCGTAAAACCTTATTACGAAGTTGTAGTTGCAGGAAATAATTCTTCAGAAGTAAATAAAGAGCTCATTAATAATTATTTTCCTAACATTCTAATAGCTGGAACTGCGTTAGAAAATAGTACATTGCCATTGTTATCATATAAATTTAATGAAGACAAAACTTTAATTTATGTATGTGTAAACGGTACTTGTAAAATGCCAGAAACAAATATGAAAAAAGCGTTAGAAAATATTAAGAAATAA
- a CDS encoding T9SS type A sorting domain-containing protein has translation MIPLFFYGIFFKLASIYHLLGNIVKSVTINKVSAYIHISTLNSGIYKLKYNVNNIVGTMKFIKNNYRNLEFLKHSKFNFEGFFYLQI, from the coding sequence ATAATCCCGCTTTTTTTTTATGGAATTTTTTTCAAACTTGCTAGTATATATCATCTTTTAGGTAATATAGTAAAAAGTGTTACAATTAATAAAGTAAGTGCTTATATTCATATTTCAACTTTAAACTCGGGTATTTATAAATTAAAATATAACGTAAATAATATAGTAGGTACAATGAAATTCATAAAGAATAATTACAGAAACTTAGAATTTTTAAAGCACTCAAAATTTAATTTCGAGGGCTTTTTTTATTTACAGATATAA
- a CDS encoding T9SS type A sorting domain-containing protein, protein MKKITLLFTLFLATIGFSQTLPLDFSDASQAFQWDASGGTGGDAIINTTSEKLEIFGNGNAWDNAFITFSGTDVVDLSNDAANTITFTIQSTTASAGEVHTHLMKLTGAGVYETDFTTTGQEVKTVFINPPALGDLTELRIFVDKGSADGGTYLVDDISLFADAEAPTAFTATVGTIGAYGVELLLNATDNSGSVTYDISYNGGANTVQTTGTSGVEKSFTVSGLTPETAYSFEVSASDGTGNVAANNPITGLDATTIADTSNECEGFTSEALEGSFSVGINYSFVTSGTDVTITFEMLDTDKPGLNPEVYIEPSTFIAMDQSNAPTYTATLTDQTPEADISFSFRAAYAGGLVRSKIFTYTVGEDCGGSSVDTTLEDATLSNLTVSDTTVSGFSAGTLTYDIELAYGTVAVPTVVGTPTQSAPANAVTTDAAALPGTSTVLVTAKDGTTTKTYTLNFTVAGPSVTLPLDFSDASQAFQWDASGGTGGDAIINTTSEKLEIFGNGNAWDNAFITFSGTDVVDLSNDAANTITFTIQSTTASAGEVHTHLMKLTGAGVYETDFTTTGQEVKTVFINPPALGDLTELRIFVDKGSADGGTYLVDDISLFADAEAPTAFTATVGTIGAYGVELLLNATDNSGSVTYDISYNGGANTVQTTGTSGVEKSFTVSGLTPETAYSFEVSASDGTGNVAANNPITGLDATTIADTSNECEGFTSEALEGSFSVGINYSFVTSGTDVTITFEMLDTDKPGLNPEVYIEPSTFIAMDQSNAPTYTATLADQTPGADISFSFRAAYAGGLVRSKIFTYTVGEDCGTLGTNDFDLASFSAYPNPTQNSWTVKTQNVNMSSIKVYDVLGKNVLSLSPNSSETVIDGSNLKTGLYFAQIKTEKGVQRIKLVKN, encoded by the coding sequence ATGAAAAAAATTACTTTATTATTTACGCTATTTTTAGCAACAATTGGGTTCTCTCAAACCTTACCCTTAGATTTTAGTGACGCTAGTCAGGCATTTCAATGGGATGCTTCAGGGGGAACAGGTGGAGATGCTATTATAAATACAACCTCAGAAAAGTTAGAAATTTTTGGTAATGGTAATGCATGGGATAATGCTTTTATAACTTTTTCAGGTACAGATGTAGTAGATCTTTCTAATGATGCTGCAAATACAATTACTTTTACAATACAATCAACAACAGCTTCAGCAGGTGAAGTGCATACTCATTTAATGAAATTGACGGGTGCAGGTGTTTATGAAACGGACTTTACTACTACAGGACAAGAAGTGAAAACAGTTTTTATTAATCCTCCTGCTTTAGGCGATTTAACAGAATTAAGAATTTTTGTAGATAAAGGTAGTGCTGATGGTGGAACCTATTTAGTAGATGATATTTCTCTTTTTGCAGATGCTGAAGCGCCTACAGCTTTTACAGCTACAGTAGGAACTATTGGAGCGTATGGAGTAGAACTGTTATTAAATGCAACAGATAATTCTGGATCAGTAACCTATGATATCAGTTATAATGGTGGAGCAAATACTGTTCAAACAACTGGTACTTCTGGGGTTGAAAAATCTTTTACAGTTTCTGGGCTTACCCCAGAAACAGCTTATAGTTTTGAAGTATCTGCAAGTGATGGTACAGGAAACGTGGCAGCTAATAACCCTATTACTGGCTTAGATGCTACAACAATAGCAGATACAAGTAATGAATGTGAAGGGTTTACTTCTGAAGCTCTTGAGGGATCATTTTCTGTTGGGATTAATTATTCATTTGTAACAAGTGGTACAGATGTGACCATTACATTTGAAATGTTAGATACCGATAAACCGGGTCTTAATCCTGAAGTATATATAGAGCCTTCTACATTTATAGCTATGGATCAATCTAATGCGCCAACTTATACAGCGACTTTAACTGATCAAACTCCTGAAGCAGATATCAGTTTTTCTTTTAGAGCTGCGTATGCTGGAGGTCTAGTAAGATCTAAAATTTTTACTTACACCGTTGGTGAAGATTGTGGTGGTTCTTCAGTAGACACTACTTTAGAAGACGCTACTTTAAGTAATTTAACAGTAAGTGACACAACAGTAAGTGGTTTTTCTGCAGGTACATTAACTTATGACATAGAATTGGCTTATGGTACTGTTGCAGTTCCAACGGTTGTAGGTACTCCTACTCAGTCAGCTCCTGCTAATGCTGTTACTACAGATGCTGCAGCATTACCAGGAACAAGTACAGTACTTGTAACTGCTAAAGATGGAACTACCACAAAGACCTACACTTTAAACTTTACCGTTGCAGGTCCTTCAGTAACCTTACCATTAGATTTTAGTGACGCTAGTCAGGCATTTCAATGGGATGCTTCAGGGGGAACAGGTGGAGATGCTATTATAAATACAACCTCAGAAAAGTTAGAAATTTTTGGTAATGGTAATGCATGGGATAATGCTTTTATAACTTTTTCAGGTACAGATGTAGTAGATCTTTCTAATGATGCTGCAAATACAATTACTTTTACAATACAATCAACAACAGCTTCAGCAGGTGAAGTGCATACTCATTTAATGAAATTGACGGGTGCAGGTGTTTATGAAACGGACTTTACTACTACAGGACAAGAAGTGAAAACAGTTTTTATTAATCCTCCCGCTTTAGGCGATTTAACAGAATTAAGAATTTTTGTAGATAAAGGTAGTGCTGATGGTGGAACCTATTTAGTAGATGATATTTCTCTTTTTGCAGATGCTGAAGCGCCTACAGCTTTTACAGCTACAGTAGGAACTATTGGAGCGTATGGAGTAGAACTGTTATTAAATGCAACAGATAATTCTGGATCAGTAACCTATGATATCAGTTATAATGGTGGAGCAAATACTGTTCAAACAACTGGTACTTCTGGGGTTGAAAAATCTTTTACAGTTTCTGGGCTTACCCCAGAAACAGCTTATAGTTTTGAAGTATCTGCAAGTGATGGTACAGGAAACGTGGCAGCTAATAACCCTATTACTGGCTTAGATGCTACAACAATAGCAGATACAAGTAATGAATGTGAAGGGTTTACTTCTGAGGCTCTTGAGGGATCATTTTCTGTTGGGATTAATTATTCATTTGTAACAAGTGGTACAGATGTGACCATTACATTTGAAATGTTAGATACCGATAAACCGGGTCTTAATCCTGAAGTATATATAGAGCCTTCTACATTTATAGCTATGGATCAATCTAATGCGCCAACCTATACAGCAACCTTAGCTGATCAAACTCCTGGAGCAGATATCAGTTTTTCTTTTAGAGCTGCTTATGCTGGAGGTCTAGTAAGATCTAAAATTTTTACTTACACCGTTGGTGAAGATTGTGGTACTTTAGGAACAAATGATTTTGATTTAGCGTCATTTAGTGCATACCCTAACCCAACTCAAAATAGTTGGACGGTTAAAACACAAAACGTTAATATGTCATCTATAAAAGTTTATGATGTACTTGGTAAAAATGTTTTATCATTATCTCCTAATTCATCTGAAACTGTAATTGATGGATCTAATTTAAAAACTGGATTATATTTTGCACAAATAAAAACAGAAAAAGGTGTTCAAAGAATAAAACTTGTAAAAAACTAG